The following coding sequences are from one Terriglobales bacterium window:
- a CDS encoding PD-(D/E)XK motif protein: MSAEQIWNDLRLQRERPIFKRVNEAHPYDLYLGIDVQEAPVLMLLSSTSAEQLPRLRALEVSQNLRHDGKFAILISLAAQELLHPFCYVCEDLIESLRQLKPAGSEALFLLNRLEKWRRLLETTKKGLSQPQLLGLMGELLFLERLIPVLGTAGAVESWLGPTGAPQDFQTGGQIFEIKVCAIGAHIVMISSLEQLHTGAAPTNLIVYSIGSCATNHSGAFTIKALVLRIREAIAESSASSAFELKLAEIGYDQDQPESDSSYHLDNVRAFDVRDSFPRLTPVSVSVAIPSATYYLDLDHCTEFEIPTTQVLGYEP; this comes from the coding sequence ATGTCGGCTGAACAAATCTGGAATGATCTGCGTCTCCAGCGAGAACGGCCCATTTTCAAGAGGGTGAATGAAGCTCACCCTTATGATTTGTATTTGGGAATTGACGTTCAAGAAGCTCCCGTGCTGATGCTCTTATCCTCGACTTCCGCGGAGCAACTGCCGAGACTAAGAGCACTGGAGGTTTCTCAAAATCTGCGTCACGATGGAAAATTTGCCATCCTGATAAGCCTTGCCGCTCAGGAGCTTCTTCATCCCTTTTGTTATGTCTGCGAAGATCTGATCGAAAGCTTGCGCCAGCTAAAGCCGGCGGGGAGTGAAGCTCTCTTTTTACTTAACCGGCTCGAAAAATGGCGACGACTCTTAGAAACGACCAAGAAAGGACTGTCACAACCACAGCTCTTGGGCCTGATGGGAGAGCTGCTTTTTTTGGAGCGACTTATTCCTGTGTTGGGCACAGCCGGTGCTGTTGAATCGTGGTTGGGACCAACTGGAGCACCTCAAGATTTTCAGACCGGTGGCCAAATATTCGAGATCAAAGTATGTGCTATTGGTGCCCACATCGTCATGATCAGTTCCCTCGAACAGCTTCACACCGGAGCCGCACCGACCAATCTAATTGTCTACTCGATTGGCAGTTGTGCCACAAATCACAGTGGCGCTTTTACGATTAAAGCCTTGGTTCTCAGGATTCGAGAGGCGATTGCTGAATCATCAGCATCCTCGGCCTTCGAACTTAAACTGGCAGAAATCGGCTACGACCAAGATCAGCCAGAATCCGATTCTTCTTACCATTTGGACAACGTCCGAGCCTTCGACGTGCGCGACTCATTCCCACGCCTTACTCCTGTGTCTGTTTCCGTCGCGATTCCCTCAGCAACCTATTACTTGGATTTAGATCATTGCACCGAGTTTGAGATTCCAACTACCCAGGTACTCGGTTATGAACCTTGA
- a CDS encoding AIPR family protein: MNLEEFRKEILENVAVHAAADQEFRHSAFVEHCLRLLEDADEVADVQTCFYRGTGSKNRNSGVDAYSLDEADGSVRLFIADFNGEAEAGSLTHTDAKAWFSRLQTFCEDAFSGKLLREIEESAPAFGLASLLNQTRSGITRLRFYLLTDSFISTRIRDLPEANVSEIPAESHIWDTSRFFRVFESRTGKDDLQVDFDAMLPGGLQCIAASVDSTQYQAYLCVIPGDVLATIYETYGSRLLEGNVRSFLTVRGKVNKGIRNTVLHRPDMFFAFNNGIACTATSVEVINRKDGLRLVKAADLQIVNGGQTTASLASAIRNDRASLKSVFVQMKLSVVTPEESGEVIPEISRCANSQNKVSEADFFSNHEFHRRIEQISRRLWAPASGGAQYETHWFYERARGQYLNEQSDLTVAERKRFVLLNPRQQVITKTDLAKFENTWKQLPHIVSQGAQKNFLFFSTSASEEWIRNADQFSDDYFKRLVGKALLFRTTEAIVSEQPWYQNGYRANIVTYSVSKLSRMIEQTCGTQVLDLRQLWTQQSVPGSLRHVIEVIAKAMFEVIVAPDSAFQNVTEWCKKELCWKRAAQAEVQIDLRKILGSLLLDEEEDRALQKSSKKEQRVDNGIENQRFVLELGPVYWTTARKWAHEQSVTTPDEDGILAVAASIPRKIPTEKQSWRLIQIKEKLELEGFPKPEAK, translated from the coding sequence ATGAACCTTGAAGAATTCCGTAAAGAAATCCTCGAAAATGTTGCGGTTCACGCTGCAGCTGACCAGGAGTTTCGCCATAGCGCCTTTGTAGAACACTGTCTGCGCCTCTTGGAGGATGCAGACGAAGTCGCAGACGTACAGACTTGTTTCTATCGTGGAACGGGCTCAAAAAACCGCAACTCAGGCGTGGATGCATATTCACTAGACGAAGCGGACGGCTCTGTTCGTCTTTTCATTGCCGATTTCAATGGAGAGGCTGAAGCCGGAAGTCTCACCCACACCGATGCAAAAGCATGGTTCAGCCGCTTACAGACCTTTTGTGAAGACGCCTTTTCTGGCAAGCTCTTGCGCGAAATCGAGGAGAGCGCTCCTGCCTTCGGCCTCGCCAGCCTTCTGAACCAAACCCGCTCCGGAATTACTCGCCTGCGGTTTTACCTGCTCACAGACTCGTTCATCAGCACGCGAATCCGTGACCTCCCCGAAGCAAATGTTTCTGAAATACCCGCAGAATCTCATATTTGGGACACAAGCAGATTCTTTCGTGTCTTCGAATCACGCACCGGTAAAGACGATCTGCAGGTTGATTTCGACGCCATGTTACCTGGAGGGCTCCAGTGCATCGCAGCCAGCGTCGATTCGACACAATATCAGGCATACCTCTGCGTAATTCCTGGCGATGTCCTCGCCACGATCTATGAAACGTATGGCAGCAGATTACTTGAAGGCAATGTTCGTTCATTTCTCACCGTGAGAGGGAAGGTCAATAAGGGAATCCGGAACACCGTTCTCCATCGCCCGGATATGTTCTTCGCTTTTAACAACGGCATTGCCTGCACTGCAACCTCAGTAGAAGTCATTAATCGAAAAGACGGACTTCGACTCGTCAAGGCTGCTGACCTTCAAATCGTCAATGGCGGCCAGACGACTGCATCGCTGGCAAGTGCCATCCGCAATGACCGAGCGAGTCTCAAGTCTGTGTTTGTTCAGATGAAACTGTCTGTCGTAACACCAGAGGAAAGCGGCGAAGTTATACCGGAGATTTCCCGATGCGCGAACAGCCAGAACAAAGTCAGTGAGGCTGACTTCTTCTCAAATCACGAGTTTCACAGACGAATTGAACAGATTTCAAGACGCCTATGGGCACCCGCTTCCGGGGGAGCGCAGTACGAAACGCACTGGTTTTACGAGAGAGCCCGAGGACAGTACTTGAATGAACAGAGCGACTTGACCGTAGCCGAGCGCAAAAGGTTTGTGCTGCTCAATCCACGACAACAAGTAATAACGAAAACCGACTTGGCAAAATTTGAAAATACCTGGAAACAGTTACCACACATTGTTAGCCAAGGAGCGCAAAAGAACTTCTTATTCTTTAGCACTTCGGCCTCCGAGGAGTGGATTCGTAACGCTGACCAGTTCAGCGACGACTACTTTAAGAGACTGGTTGGAAAAGCCCTCCTTTTCCGCACGACTGAAGCTATCGTTTCTGAACAGCCTTGGTACCAAAACGGATATCGCGCAAACATAGTTACCTACAGTGTTTCCAAGCTTTCCCGCATGATCGAACAGACCTGCGGTACCCAAGTTCTGGACCTTCGACAACTCTGGACGCAGCAATCGGTTCCAGGTTCGTTGCGTCACGTAATCGAGGTTATTGCCAAAGCCATGTTCGAAGTGATTGTAGCCCCTGACTCTGCGTTCCAAAACGTCACCGAATGGTGCAAAAAGGAACTCTGCTGGAAACGTGCAGCGCAGGCAGAAGTTCAAATCGACCTTCGCAAAATACTCGGTTCTCTTCTGCTCGACGAGGAAGAGGACCGCGCATTACAGAAAAGCTCGAAGAAGGAACAGCGAGTGGACAATGGGATCGAAAACCAGCGATTTGTTCTTGAGCTAGGTCCCGTGTATTGGACTACTGCTCGTAAGTGGGCGCATGAACAATCCGTAACGACTCCGGATGAAGATGGCATCCTCGCCGTAGCGGCTTCAATTCCGCGCAAGATTCCCACAGAGAAGCAGAGTTGGCGGCTCATTCAAATCAAGGAAAAGCTGGAGTTGGAAGGCTTCCCAAAACCCGAAGCAAAATAG
- a CDS encoding helix-turn-helix transcriptional regulator: MQELSKEQTEYAVGRLIRIVESRKIKQTQLEQWSGVNQSTISKILSPTQEIVGDRYTPSEEVLRRLFQALGLKLTDILVESDRIADEIIGYLATPLTGLTPDAELEVRRVIGLIRDVARDKQFDSPRFEIYWPGDHTHPLQNADISPNQVYVTDRSRASTHDFIILFCGSPSYGVGQENEIATQAGVPAIRLVPKLVSRMMIGSFLHTIDIAYSGSLETGVSFDTSELRTSLAAIRKAYFRHRALYRGINSDAFGSRLRKLIDDRCGDYEHFAADLGISLSYLHNLMEEPFAVSNPSARLLQRMALRLGERVAYLIGESEESDPVWVESNASWRSWIDKTPGLDARTALRMRDEWRQEYSTSRREEQTSASFRKPTLLMREPDWDKRYRQIGKPPRRDGAHATQQTLL; this comes from the coding sequence ATGCAGGAACTATCGAAAGAGCAGACCGAATATGCAGTCGGGCGACTGATACGAATTGTTGAATCCCGCAAGATCAAGCAGACGCAGTTAGAGCAGTGGTCCGGGGTCAATCAGTCAACAATCTCAAAAATCTTGTCTCCAACTCAGGAGATCGTCGGGGATCGGTACACTCCGAGCGAAGAGGTTCTCAGAAGACTTTTTCAAGCACTTGGCCTAAAACTGACAGATATCCTCGTCGAGTCTGACAGAATCGCGGACGAAATTATCGGGTACCTAGCCACCCCGCTGACAGGTCTCACCCCTGATGCGGAGCTAGAAGTCAGAAGAGTAATCGGCTTGATTAGAGATGTGGCGCGCGACAAACAGTTTGACTCGCCACGCTTTGAAATTTATTGGCCGGGCGATCATACGCATCCGCTTCAGAATGCAGATATCTCGCCCAACCAAGTCTACGTGACAGATCGATCACGTGCTTCAACCCACGATTTCATTATTCTTTTCTGCGGGTCACCCAGTTATGGAGTCGGCCAAGAGAACGAAATTGCCACCCAAGCAGGCGTACCCGCGATCCGGCTCGTTCCCAAATTAGTTTCACGAATGATGATCGGTTCATTTCTGCATACAATCGACATCGCCTATTCTGGCTCTCTCGAAACAGGTGTCTCATTTGATACCAGCGAGTTGCGTACCAGCCTCGCCGCAATACGGAAAGCATACTTTCGTCATCGTGCTCTTTACAGAGGCATCAACAGTGATGCGTTTGGATCTCGACTCCGTAAGCTCATTGACGATCGTTGCGGCGATTACGAGCACTTCGCCGCCGATCTCGGCATCAGCCTGTCATACCTCCACAATCTGATGGAGGAACCATTTGCCGTATCCAATCCCAGTGCGCGCCTATTGCAACGGATGGCCTTACGCCTTGGCGAACGAGTTGCATACCTGATAGGCGAATCCGAAGAAAGCGATCCAGTGTGGGTCGAAAGCAACGCTTCCTGGCGCTCTTGGATTGATAAAACACCGGGACTCGACGCTAGAACTGCTCTCCGAATGCGCGACGAATGGCGTCAAGAATACTCGACAAGTCGTCGCGAGGAACAAACCTCAGCCTCGTTTCGAAAACCCACACTCCTGATGCGTGAGCCGGATTGGGATAAGCGCTATCGACAAATCGGTAAGCCACCTCGTCGAGACGGAGCACATGCCACTCAACAAACCCTACTGTAA
- a CDS encoding ImmA/IrrE family metallo-endopeptidase, protein MPLNKPYCKELLSPLVRLFIQRSGLDATAGGEEIISALVEGVRRRYARKRCANHLQLFLNERHIHHVEVAPQLSCDGFIEPLGITFADGFRMLLKKNSAESRMRFTMAHEVCHTFFYELVPELKFAAHSPDQQEERLCNFGAAALLMPPVMLRRSARDLPVCLESLQRLAEDFSVSLPSMAIRLKSLRLWNCQLSLWRRMVNGTFALDGFYGGKRVAWEWQDDTILQTAWESDEPLTGRTFVSYQDYRAVRRYRPIAFQIRRYGEGVMALWGNAIKPTRSSPTLPLFEKPNPVPLAVC, encoded by the coding sequence ATGCCACTCAACAAACCCTACTGTAAAGAGCTACTTTCCCCGTTAGTGCGCCTTTTCATCCAGCGCTCCGGCCTGGATGCGACCGCAGGCGGTGAAGAGATCATCAGTGCGCTTGTTGAGGGTGTACGCCGGCGCTATGCCAGGAAGCGGTGTGCGAACCATCTCCAACTCTTTTTGAATGAAAGGCACATTCACCATGTTGAAGTCGCTCCACAATTGAGCTGTGACGGCTTCATTGAGCCTCTTGGGATCACATTCGCAGATGGCTTTAGAATGCTGCTGAAGAAGAACTCCGCCGAGTCACGAATGCGTTTCACAATGGCACATGAGGTGTGCCACACCTTTTTCTACGAACTTGTTCCCGAGCTAAAATTCGCTGCGCACAGTCCCGACCAACAGGAAGAGCGTCTGTGTAATTTTGGGGCTGCTGCTTTACTCATGCCTCCGGTTATGCTTCGACGAAGCGCAAGGGACCTGCCAGTCTGTCTCGAATCACTTCAACGTCTTGCCGAAGACTTCAGCGTTAGTCTGCCCTCCATGGCGATCCGACTGAAGTCGCTCCGTCTTTGGAACTGCCAATTGTCGTTATGGCGTCGAATGGTCAATGGGACGTTTGCTTTGGACGGATTCTATGGCGGCAAGCGAGTCGCTTGGGAATGGCAGGACGATACAATCCTCCAAACAGCTTGGGAATCAGACGAGCCGCTCACTGGCCGCACATTCGTCAGCTACCAAGATTATCGTGCTGTTCGTCGCTATCGCCCGATTGCATTCCAAATCCGGCGATATGGCGAAGGCGTAATGGCACTCTGGGGAAACGCGATCAAGCCGACGCGATCGTCCCCGACGTTACCTCTATTTGAAAAACCCAACCCTGTCCCCCTTGCTGTATGCTGA
- a CDS encoding DNA cytosine methyltransferase, translating to MAKRLSCRQNGDALTFLSLFSGCGGLDLGFVNAGFRCKGAFDTDIGALAVHEANIPSQTFEWDLSSGRLPDGVPSVDVILSGSPCQGFSTIGKRKLDDLRNTLLLATAKIAVSIRPRVVVAENVPGVEFGSHRKYWIALVELLQNAGYVCKTLQLAASDFGVAQMRRRLFLLAVAQGCPAQIRPNPAPQKTLADVLSDLSSPDSKVSNHEPQPLLEDTEHFQIARRIKPGQKLCNVRVSERAVHTWDIPEVFGEVTPSERLVLNAVLRLRRRERLRKLGDADPVLRSSIQREVGFTPHNSIESLLLKNYLRKVGHRIDLRHTFNGKYRRLAWDALSFTVDTSFGNPKNFLHPDLQRGLTVREAARIQGFPDTFKFSGTLHDQFKFVGNAVPPPMAQALATQISALLKP from the coding sequence ATGGCAAAGCGACTGTCATGCCGACAGAATGGGGACGCCCTTACCTTCCTGAGCCTGTTCAGTGGGTGCGGCGGGCTCGACCTCGGATTCGTGAATGCCGGCTTTCGCTGTAAAGGTGCCTTCGATACTGACATCGGAGCTTTGGCTGTTCACGAAGCAAATATTCCAAGTCAAACATTTGAGTGGGACCTGTCGTCAGGCAGGCTGCCAGATGGAGTCCCGAGTGTTGACGTGATCCTATCGGGATCACCGTGTCAGGGGTTCTCAACGATTGGCAAACGCAAATTGGATGATCTGCGAAATACATTGCTGCTTGCCACTGCCAAAATTGCGGTTTCTATCCGCCCGCGTGTCGTGGTCGCAGAAAATGTTCCTGGTGTCGAGTTTGGCTCTCACCGCAAGTATTGGATAGCGCTCGTCGAACTTTTGCAGAACGCCGGCTACGTGTGCAAAACGCTTCAACTCGCAGCTAGCGATTTTGGCGTTGCACAAATGCGCCGACGGCTATTCCTTCTGGCAGTCGCGCAAGGCTGTCCGGCTCAAATCCGCCCTAATCCTGCACCCCAAAAAACTCTGGCGGACGTACTCTCTGATCTTTCGTCTCCAGACAGCAAGGTTTCAAACCACGAGCCGCAGCCACTACTTGAGGACACCGAACACTTCCAAATTGCCCGACGGATTAAGCCAGGACAAAAGCTTTGCAATGTTCGGGTGAGTGAGCGCGCCGTTCACACTTGGGATATACCCGAAGTGTTCGGTGAAGTAACGCCCTCCGAGCGCCTAGTATTAAACGCCGTTCTCCGGCTCCGACGACGCGAACGATTGCGCAAACTCGGGGATGCCGACCCAGTACTTCGCAGCAGTATCCAACGAGAGGTGGGTTTTACACCGCATAACTCGATCGAAAGCTTACTCCTCAAAAATTACCTGCGAAAAGTCGGCCACCGCATCGATCTTCGGCACACTTTTAATGGTAAATATCGTCGGCTTGCGTGGGATGCATTGTCCTTTACCGTGGATACAAGCTTCGGAAATCCCAAGAATTTCCTTCATCCCGATCTTCAGCGAGGGCTCACGGTTCGAGAAGCCGCCCGAATTCAGGGCTTTCCCGATACGTTCAAGTTCTCTGGCACATTGCACGACCAGTTCAAGTTTGTCGGAAACGCCGTACCACCGCCCATGGCGCAAGCATTGGCGACCCAGATATCTGCTCTTCTGAAGCCATGA
- a CDS encoding ArdC-like ssDNA-binding domain-containing protein, whose protein sequence is MLVTSKGKTESTQELVNASIQVLIEALESGHSEVLTSYLKAMAKFHHYSFGNILLIATQKPNATHVAGIRSWNLLGRRVRRGEKGIMIFAPMLGRTRKESQETDAKDAESTVSLVGFRPVYVWDVLQTEGKELPQLDSEVKGDVGSSLARLVNFTIQQGIKFGYSDNIAPARGMSYGGAIRILPNLSEAEQLSTLVHELAHEMLHKSERRTLTTKTVRETEAEAVAFVVCNAIGLETGTASSDYIQLYHGNAKLLQESLEVVQRTSAVILGAISPEVAEATTSAPEVLQ, encoded by the coding sequence ATGTTAGTTACAAGCAAAGGAAAAACAGAAAGCACACAAGAACTCGTCAACGCCAGCATTCAGGTGCTCATCGAGGCTCTCGAATCGGGACACAGTGAGGTGCTCACCTCTTATCTGAAAGCGATGGCGAAATTTCATCACTACAGCTTCGGCAACATCCTGCTGATAGCCACTCAGAAACCGAATGCCACGCACGTTGCTGGTATCAGGTCATGGAATCTGCTTGGCCGCAGAGTGAGGCGAGGCGAAAAAGGAATCATGATCTTTGCGCCCATGCTTGGCCGCACGCGCAAAGAGTCTCAGGAGACGGATGCGAAAGATGCAGAGAGCACTGTGAGTCTGGTTGGTTTCCGTCCGGTGTATGTGTGGGACGTTCTGCAAACCGAAGGCAAAGAGCTTCCCCAGCTTGATTCCGAAGTTAAGGGCGATGTCGGCAGCAGTCTTGCACGGCTCGTCAATTTCACCATTCAGCAGGGAATTAAGTTCGGATATTCGGACAATATTGCTCCAGCCAGAGGCATGTCTTACGGTGGAGCAATTCGCATTCTGCCGAATCTGAGCGAAGCAGAACAATTGTCAACGCTCGTGCATGAGCTTGCCCATGAGATGTTGCACAAGAGCGAACGCCGAACACTCACCACGAAGACCGTCAGAGAGACCGAAGCCGAAGCAGTTGCCTTTGTGGTCTGCAATGCAATTGGTCTTGAAACGGGTACAGCATCGAGCGACTACATCCAGCTCTATCACGGAAATGCCAAGCTGCTTCAGGAAAGCCTTGAAGTAGTGCAGCGAACCTCTGCCGTTATCCTTGGGGCGATCAGCCCCGAGGTGGCGGAGGCCACGACCTCAGCGCCGGAGGTGCTGCAATGA
- a CDS encoding tetratricopeptide repeat protein, giving the protein MRKEVVTLFCAMLAAASLSSAQSKPNAQQQIEEHKHLAAEYLKEKKLDLAASEFRSILALNPRDAESRGNLGVVLFFEQKYADAIPELQKALDQRPTIWKIQALLGIAEKRTGNVERARLNLEKSFPKVAEENIRVETGMELIEIYSASRELDKAGAVIRVLRDLRPTDEAILYSAYRVYSDLADESILSLTIVAPNSARTHQAMAHEFAKRGDTPQAIEHYRAALKINPQLPGLHFELGDLLKTSGSKNEAEAESEYKAALQVNPEDEQALCRLGEISLLGNKLDEANQRFSKALQLEPNDPEASIGAAKVAMAMQNSKKAEILLLHAIQLDPTSAVAHFRLSTVYRQLGRTADAQKEIEQYKKYKNMQEKLQELYHHIGVETAEEERAEPR; this is encoded by the coding sequence ATGAGAAAAGAAGTTGTCACGCTTTTCTGCGCGATGCTTGCTGCAGCATCGCTTAGCTCGGCGCAGTCCAAACCGAATGCCCAGCAGCAAATTGAAGAACACAAACATCTCGCTGCGGAATATCTGAAAGAGAAGAAGCTGGACCTAGCCGCTTCGGAATTTCGTTCTATTCTTGCCCTCAATCCTCGAGACGCAGAAAGCCGTGGCAACCTGGGTGTCGTACTTTTCTTCGAGCAAAAGTATGCCGATGCGATTCCCGAGCTGCAAAAAGCCTTAGACCAGCGCCCAACCATCTGGAAGATACAGGCGCTACTGGGAATCGCTGAGAAACGAACCGGAAACGTCGAACGCGCCCGCCTCAATCTCGAAAAATCATTTCCCAAGGTAGCCGAAGAAAACATCCGGGTCGAAACGGGAATGGAGCTCATCGAGATCTACTCTGCAAGCCGAGAGCTCGATAAGGCAGGCGCTGTAATCAGAGTTCTTCGGGATTTGCGTCCCACGGATGAAGCCATACTGTATAGCGCTTACCGGGTGTACTCCGACCTGGCAGATGAATCCATTCTCAGTCTCACCATCGTTGCGCCCAACTCCGCCCGCACTCACCAGGCTATGGCCCACGAATTCGCAAAGCGGGGAGATACACCACAAGCCATCGAGCACTATCGCGCTGCGCTGAAGATCAATCCCCAGCTTCCCGGCCTGCATTTTGAGCTGGGAGACCTGCTCAAAACCTCCGGCTCGAAGAACGAGGCGGAAGCTGAGTCGGAATACAAGGCAGCCTTGCAGGTGAACCCAGAGGACGAGCAGGCGTTGTGCAGGTTGGGCGAGATCTCCCTGCTGGGAAATAAGCTCGACGAGGCGAACCAGCGGTTCTCAAAAGCACTCCAGCTAGAGCCGAACGATCCTGAAGCAAGTATCGGGGCTGCAAAGGTAGCGATGGCGATGCAAAATTCCAAGAAGGCGGAAATCCTCCTCCTTCACGCCATACAGCTGGATCCCACCAGCGCTGTCGCTCATTTCCGATTGAGTACCGTTTACCGGCAGCTCGGGCGTACTGCCGATGCCCAAAAGGAAATTGAGCAGTACAAGAAATACAAGAACATGCAAGAGAAGTTGCAGGAGCTCTACCACCATATAGGCGTCGAAACTGCAGAAGAAGAAAGAGCGGAACCTCGTTAG